GAGATGCCGGAGACCCTGCCGTAGACTACCAGCCTTACCGGTATCGAGTTGCTGAAGTCTACAGTAGCGTTGGGAGGTATCAAGACCGCTATGGAGTACTGACCACCTGATAAAGCCCTCCTTAAGTCGTCTTCACTACATTCACGTGTTAACGTAACGCTCTTAAGTATGCCTTCAAGTGAGCGGAGCATCAACTGCGTGAAACCTCCTTCGTCTAAGTCACACACATATAAATTCACCTCAGTTACCGACTTCACCGCCTCCTGAAATGTGGACGTCATGGCAAACCTCATGATCCCCCCTAGTGCAACAAATATTATGAGCGGGAGGACGACTGCTGGAATCAGAATCTTCTTGTCCCTCAGCATTACCTTAATCTCCTTAAGCGCGAGTTCCTTAAGCATGGGGCCCCACCAAACGTGTAAAAAGCTCTTCCAGATTCTCGACACTGTGTTTGTCAAGTAGTTCCTTGACCCTTCCTTCAGTCACTATAAGTCCCCTGTCTATCAATGCTATTCTGTCACATAGATACTCCACTTCAAGCATGTTGTGGGAGGAGACTATGAAAGTGATTCCGAACCTTCTTGAATATTCTTTTATGACTTTCCTTATGTATACCGCGTGGATGACGTCAAGCCCTGACGTCGGCTCATCAAGTATTGCCACCCTAGGTTTAACCATCAGAGCCCTAGCCACCTGAAGCCTCCTCTTCATCCCCTTACTGTATGTACCCGTATACTTATCTATGTCTCTACCCAGTCCACTTATCTCAACAGCTTCGTTAACCACCTCCTCCCCATATCCGTATACACTAGCTATCAGCCTGAGGTACTCCCTTCCAGTTAGGTGTTTGTAGGAGCCTGCCTCCTCAGGTAGGTAGGCTATGAGTTTCCTCACTTTCTCATCATCTTTGACCACGTTCAGTCCATGGATGGAGACTTCCCCTGCGGTCGGTCTGATTAATGTAGCAATTATTCGAAGGGTGGTCGTCTTACCCGCACCGTTAGGGCCGACGAGCCCGTACACCTCACCGGACTTCACGCTGAATGAAATATTCCTAAGAGCCGTAAAGCCCCCATAGTCTTTCCTGAGATTCTTGACTTCCACTGCCACTTCAGACAAGGAACTGAAGTTTGACAATCATACCAGCCCAAATAAGTAAACTGTTAGTTGCAATTTTAAGGTATCATGCATTCGAAACCGCATTTAGCATGTCAAATGTATGAAGAGAAGGACCTTCCTGCCCTTGCTGACTTCCTCGTTGTATTTACGTACAGCCTGCCTAGATTTAGCAACGTAGACTTCCCGACCCAACTTCCTGAATTCTTCAATCACCTCCTCATCCACTCTCATCATGCCATCATAGCCAGTACCTATTATCACTAAGTCAACCCTTATGTTAAGGTAATCCCTAACATCTGCTAACTGGAGTCTATGTCCCTCAACACGCCACCAATCACTGAATACAGCCTCAGGAGTTACCACAACGTCATGATCGTATTCAACACCGTTGATGATAATCAACCCGAACTCGTAATGATCTAACAAAGGCTGTTTAGTCATCATACCCCCCATAAAAATGAAGGGTTAAGAACACTTATAACTGGCTTGATCGCTACTTTATAAATCCTAACGCCTTCAAATACTTTATCAAATCCTCCGGCAGGAGTACACGAGCATCTCGTGCTACTTCCTGCGCTATCAGTGCTGTGTACGTTGACGTAAGCGAGTACTTCCTTAACAGACTGACATCACTCAACACATCTCTGGTCTCCCCATCAGCTACCACTCGTCCTGAATGCATGACAATAACTCTCTCAGAGTACTTGGAGAGCAACTCCACATCGTGAGTGACTAGCACTACGGTTGCCCCGCCCTCTCTTAAGCGCCTCAACACTTCTATAAATTGCACTGAACGATACCAATCTTGGCCTGTGGTGGGCTCGTCGACTATGAAATTCCTGGTTCCCGCCAACATGTAGGACGCAAGCAACACCCTTAACTTCATGTACCTAGGTAGGCTAAGAACCGGTTTCTCAAGTAGATCATCACCTATCCCCACCTGCTTTAAAATTTCATTAAGCCTGATCTTGGTCAGCTCCTTCTCAACCCCAATAACTCTTGCTGTGAAGAGAATCTCGCTGAGTACCGTTACGTTGAGCAACTGCGTGTTGACGTCCTGGGAGATAAATCCGATAAGTCTCACTAGGTCGCGTCTCCCGTATTCACTAATATTCCTGCCTTTAACCAACACTGAACCTGATGAGGGTTTAATTAAACCGGCTATGCATCTAACCAATGTGGTCTTACCGGAGCCGTTGTTGCCTAGAATACCCACGAACTCTCCCTCTTTGATGGCCAGGTCTACTCCACTTAAAGCTTTCGTGCCGTCAGGATACTCGTACGCCAGGTCTCTGGTCTCAACTAAGTACATTGTGACCCACTCCACTGGCTTTGTTCAGGAGTTGCTTCATATCCTGAATCCTCAGGTCGTAGTCTGCGAGAATCCTGTGTTGCAATAGGTATTTCTGCACCCTCACCAGCTCAGGAACCCTGATTAAGTCTTCATAGTCGGGTGGTAATCTCTTGAAGAACTCGTTCGGTTCCTCAGCCAACACTATCCTACCACTATACATCAACGCGACTCTGGACGCATAGGGCAGAAACACGTCCATTCTATGCTCTATGACTACGGTGGTCACTCTGAAGCTACGCCTCAGTGATTCTATAGACTTTACCACTTCGTTAACACCTACCCAGTCAAGGTTCGAGAGCGGCTCATCAAGAATTAATATTTTTGGTCTTGATGCCAGAGCTGCAGCAATAGCTACTCTCTGCTTCTGACCGCTACTCAACTCGTAAGGGGATTTAATTAAGAAGGAGGGATCCAGACCTACTTGACTCAAAGACCAAACCACTCTCTCACGAATCTCCTCGGCGCTGAAACCTAGGAGCTTGAGACGTAGTGAGATCTCATCTTCAACGCTCATAGTCAGGAACTGCATTTCAGGGTCTGAGGACACGAATCCCACATACTCTGACAAGTGGTATGGTCTAACAGACCTCACGCTATTGCCTAGGACCCTAACATCGCCGTCCATAAAGCCTCTATAGCTGTTGGGTATCAGCCCAGTCATACTTCTAGCCAAGGTAGTCTTTCCAGCCTCGTTAGGGCCTGTTATGATCACTAGCTCATTCTCCTCCACACATAAATTGACGCCCTTTAGGGTCCAGTCAGAAGACGCCTCATACATCCACCACAGATTTTTAACCTCTATTATGCAGGACATCTCAAATCCACCGAGTATTGAAGGAGAATCCTACAAATGGGCGAGTTTGAGGGCTGGAGAACCCCTTCCAGACCCAGGTAGATCATGATAGCGATTGCTGCACCCAGCAACGAGAGGACAACGACATCTTTACAACTTAACCTCAACTCACCACTAACATGAGCTCGGGCCTTTGGACTGAAGCCTCTTAACTCAAGGACGTCGCTCACTTCATCCACTTTCAGCAGGGTTATGGCGAAGAGCGGGAGAAACCTGTGTAGGAAGCGTCTCACTCTACCTACAATGTCCGCGTTGGATGAGCTTAAACCCCTAGAGAGCTCGCCCAGCCTAACTTCCTCGAACTTGATCTGAAGGTAGTAAAGGAATTTAAAAACCAACCCGACTATGATAGATGCTCTAAAGTCCAGCCCCAGACTTGTTAATCCCTTAACGACATCGCCCTCGGTAGTTATTGAGAGCATGAGAACCATAGTGAGAACCGTCACGAGTATTTTAGAGTAGAGCGTTAAACCAATCACTAGACTCTCGACATGTGGTTTAGGGGCTGTACAGGTTAAGGAGTTGGAACCCTGTACTTTGGCAAACACAATGTAACTAGCTATTATCACCACTAAGAAGCCTACTAAGATCCTTAGATATCTGTTCAGCTCACTCAACCTAACTTTAGAGAGCTTAAAGCTTAACAGTACCACCGACAATGTCAGGAGGTTACCCTCCAGGATATTCATGAAGACCACGTAGATCGCTGTGAAGGGTATTAAGGAGAGCTTCACCAAAGGATTCAGGTCGAGGAATGGGGATTCCCTATCTATGTACCCAGCTATGGTTCTAACCCTGCAAGAGACTCTATCGCTGAACATTGATTAAGTCAACCACCCCTTACAGAAAGCCCTGTGATTAACTACCATCGGTGAGAGCCCCTTAAGTACGGGCACCCCAACTGAGACTGCCGGTAAGACATTACCTAGGAACCATGAAGCCATAACGCCATAATATATCTCCCCCGTTATAAAGCCCCATGAAAGCATTGCTGTAGTACCGAGATAGGCCCCTAACACGTTATTAAATATCACGCATGATATGATGAAGGTAATCCAGTCACGACTTGATCTGAGTCTGGGATCAGCCTTAAGAAGTCTAAAGGCGAGGGCGGGAATCAACGACTGCACGAGATTAGCTGGAAGTAATGATATGCTGATCGATATAGGTATCCCTCCAGTCAAGTCTCCTACGATTGGGAAGAAAACGCCGGCAAGAACCCCCCATAAGCCGAACCACACTCCGCCAAGTATTTGGATCACCACCGCCAAGTAGAACCATGAAATACCATAACTAACTTGAAGAAAGCTACTTAGAGTTGCTGAGAGAGCCCCTAACGCACTTAGGAAAACAAAAACAACTACGTGGACGACCCCCCCAACTTCTCTCCTCGTCTTTCCTCACATTCCAGATGCTCATCCAAACCACCATATAGATTTAATCAGCTAACTCACCTTATAACTGACTCACTCGCAGTCCTGAAGGAGTCAGGAAGATTTAGAATCTCCATCACACTAATCCGGCCACTCGCATGAGGCTTAACATGCCCACCCCACCTAAAACCTTACCAGTAAGAACGCTGATTGTATGTATAGATCCCCGTAGAACGTTTGCTTATTACCAAGTTTTAATGTGCAAGGTCTTCATATATGAGTCCTGTAATCTCTGCTACGTAACGTAAGTCCAACTCGTAGTCGCCGAGGGCTAGAACATAGTGATTTCCAATCGGGTTTGACAGGATCTGCGATGTGACTTCAGATCCCCCCGACACCTTTACTTTAAGTTGAGTTCTGCAGTGCTTGCTACTTAACGGCTCTCCATCTATTACTGTACCCCTGATTATGCGTAGGGTATTCGAGAGAGGGTCTAGCTTAACGAGCGTGACGGGAGAACCTCTAGGTATATGGCCCGCTATCCCAACGCCTACCCCTGACTCGAAGTGCGTGTCCAGCCCATACTTACACGTCATTCCCAATGCAATGCTGCAGTGGGTGATGAGGATCTCCTCACGCTCAACCCATGAAATGTTGCCCATGAAGACAGGCCCCTTAGTCAATTCCTTAAGGATTGCCATAGTAACCAGTGCCGAGAGATCCCCTTCACATCCTGCTACTAAACCCTCGCTATTAAGTAGCGAGAGCGCTAGGCATGCAGTGGTTCCTAAGTCCCTTATGAGGTCGAAACACCGTATCGTGAGAGCTTTTAGCCCATGTCGAGCTATGAGTCTCTTAAGGGATACGTAGAGCTTGATAGCCTTCCGGACTTCCGAGGATGGCACCTTGACCATGACGGCATTCTCAATAACTTTCCCAGTTAATTCAGCGACCTCCTCATCACCTATGTTGGCGAACAACTCTATAACTTCATTCATATTAATTCTAACGATTCTGAGGCCAGGCAGTAATTGCCTCAGGAGCTCTCCAACCTCGTTAGTGGCGCTATAGACCAACCATGGGGAAGGCTCTCCAATAATGCCTAGTACGTACTTGCCTACGCTATCAACGGTTCTCCAGGCATTAATGAAGCTTAGAGCATTCTGCGACAGCGGCCATTCAGCTATAAGTGTTGCAGGTCTCTCAGCAAGTCTCAGCATGGAGTACGCTTCCAGCGAGGCGGGCAGACTATTCATCTGATTGTGCGGTAATATAAGTGTGAACCTGGCCTTCCCAGCGAGCTCTACGATCAGCTCCTCAGTGCCCCCGGTTATCGGAGCCACCACCGCTAAGTCGTCAGCAGTTATCTGAGCCTTGTCGACGTGCTCACGCGTCGTTATTAGGCCAAGTATTTCATCAACCGGCAGTTTCGCACTTAAGTACTGTAGGAGTACCTCAGAGACTTGTTCAGGGTTATGGAGGGGAGAGGCTACGGGTATTAGGTATGACTTACCCACAGTTATCACCTCATAATCTGGCCAGTTCTTCAAGCTGAGGTCTCCATTTATCCACCTTATGCTTAACGTACGCAGTGAAGAACTTAAGCATTACTCTTATGGGTAGGTGTTTGAGTCCCTTCATATAGAACTCATCCATTATCCTTTCAGCCCAGTAGATGGAATGATCAAGCGTTTTAAGCATAACCTCCACGTGCTCCCCCTTAACAGCCTCCCTCCGGAACCAGTCCCTGTTCTTGAGTGCTCCCATAGGGACGAAGAACATAGGTACTATCAAGCTTCTGTAATGCCGCACCCTATCTAGAAGTTCCATGGTCTTAACTAGGTCGTCAGGGGTTTCTTCAGGGATTCCGAGTATAAGGGTAACGGCAGGGATGATCCTATTCTCATGCATTATTCCTAGGGCATCTTCAACTACCTCAGGCCATCTTTCGGGCTGGTATGGGGCTGCCTTAGCAGGCATTATCCTCCTGGCTAGGTTAGGACTTCCAGTCTCAAGGCCTACCTCAACCCCTAGGTAATTCTGTTTGTCGTATAGTATTTCATTCATCAGCTTAGATATTAGTCTGTAGTTATCTTCAGCGAACTTAGTTGCGGCAAAGCTTGTATGGGCCCACGCTATACTCCCAGGAATTAGCTTCTTCACACGTTCGTGTAGCCTGATTAGAGGTTCCTCTCTCGGCTTCACGCCCTCGGCACCGTAGAGTAGCACGTCCTCGCTATGCAGTATCACGTTATCAACGCCATTGCTTACATTGATGCTGATCTCCGACTCTATCCTTTCTAGTGGGATGTTCCTAAGCGGTCTTAGAGTCACTGAGCAGAATCTACACCCTCTTGGACAGCCTCTCATGATCTCCACTAAGCCGTTCACGCTAGCCTTCCTAATCACCGGTATTTCGTCTATGGAAGGGGCTTCATGAGGTCCCACGAAAACATACTGCGGTAGCTTCTCATCATTCAGAGCCTTCTTAACTAAATCGCCTATCACCGACTCGGCCTCACCATCAATCACTGTGTGGACCCCAAACTCCCTCCACAACTCGACCTCCCACAACCATTGCCATGCTGCAGGACCACCGACTATGATCTTGACCCCTCGCTCCCTGGCCTTACGCACAGCTTCACTCCTCATAAACCTTATGAATGACTTCCTGTTGACAGGCTCCTCACCAGTTATGAACCACCACTCACTGCTAGGCGGTCCATATGCGAAGTAGTCGTGATGCCCTATCATGAGGACTTTCATCGTGTCCAGGTGCTTGCTAACATGGTCGGGATCGATAACTGCAGCACTATATCCTAGGTCCAGAAGCTTAGCTTCGATCTTCCTCAGGCCGTAGGGCGCCTCGACAGGTCTTCCCAATTCATCGACCCTGACCTTTGGCGCCGCTATCCACATCCACAGGAATTCAGGTATGCCTGTGGCAGGTCCTGTGGTCATGAAGCCCAAGAACTCCTTACCCCTGTGATTAGACATCATCGTTCTGTCGGCAGTTATAACTACCTCGAAACCTGTCATCTTCCATCCACCATATCATACTCTACTTCGAGATTCTCGATCATGTCCAAGAGCCTATTTTGAACTTCTGAAGACACGTAAACCTTGACTCTTAATCCTTGTGACTCACGCAGTTCCTCGACTACTTTTTTAACGTCCTCCGGGTAGGATCCAGCATATTCTACAGTGATGCTTAAGTGTATGTTGGAGAGGAGTAGATTCCTCACCTGCTCAATGTAGTATGGAGTCCCCCGCGGACTTACGACCTTAAGCACCACATTCCTTGACCCATAGGCCGTCGCGTCCTTAAGTAGTTTGTTGATGAAGGAGGAATGCAAGACATCCTCAGACCCTAGAATAAGGATGCTGTAGAATGACGTGGAGCTTCTAGAATCCGGCATGAGACATCCCCTCAACATCCTTGTGATCCGGAAGCCCAAGTGATGGAGGGGACGGGCCGGAGGTATGCCATTCCTTAGCGCCTCATTAATAATAAAGTGGTAAGATAATAAAAACGCAGTTGTCCTCACCTCCTGTTTTGGGCTTCATGCATGCTTGCAGTGGTTGAAGTCCGTATCTAACTCAGTACTTCTTAGCGTTTTAGGCGCTGAGAATGTCATATGTTGCCTGCATATTTAAGACACCATCAACTCAACTAGTTGAATCTGATGAACTTTACACAATGAGCTCACTAGAGCTTTCCTAGTACATCTGAAAGTAACTGATCTCAGGAGCAGACTAGGAAACAGGGGCGGTGGAGTGAGTACGAGTTGAAATCAGCTAACGTGAAGTCCGGCGAAAGCTCAAACCCCAATACTACTTCTCCTTTAATAACCTTTAATAACCTTATTCCATAAGTTAATCAAGGTGATCTCAGGTGAGGTATGTCTATACTGAGAGGGCTCCGAAACCCGTAGGACCTTACTCACAGGCTGTTGTAGTCGGAAACATGGTCTTCGTGTCTGGGCAACTACCCATAAACCCTGCTACGGGGGAGTTAATCAAAACTACGTTTAAAGAAGCTTCCATGCGAGCTTTAAACAACTTGATTGAGATAGTCCGTGCTGCTGGAGGAGACGTACATAACATCGTTAAAGTTACGGTTTACCTGAAGGACATAGCTAGGTTTGGTGAGTTTAACGAGGTCTACAGCGAATTGTTCAAGGATCATAAACCCGCTAGGGTGGTAGTTGGCGTGGCTTCAATACCCAGGGATGCTGACTTAATGGTTGAGGCTATAGCGTATTTAGAGGGATAACAGCGCGGAACCTGTCTTCACGTTCATTGTAAAAGTCCTCTCTCCTTCTAAAAGCTAATCATCACGTATTCAGGAAACTCTACTTAAGCCTACTAGATATATGCTGACTCAATATGTTGAGTAGCTCTCGATACATGTCAACAGCCTTTCTTAACTCAATGATGTCGACGCATTCGTTGGCCTTATGCGCAAGCGTGTCATCCCCTGGACCGAGCCCTAGGCCTTCAGCGTTGTAGTCATTGATTATCACCAGATCTGTTGAGAATCTCCAGTAATGCCTTGTCACACCACCGTAGAGCCTCTTCAGAGGACCTAGCAACGCTTTAATCATAATTATGTCATCATTGACCCATCCAGGAAAGAACTCTTTAACCCTAACCTCAACCCCTGTCCAGGATTTCATCAGCGCTTCATTTATCGACTGCCGACAATGAACACCATGAATTTTTCCAACCTCTGAGCACAGCTCCTCGTAGGGTTTGAGAATATCGTCTCCGCTCCTGCCTGGAATGATTCTGTGATCTATCATGACCGTGCATTTATCGGGTATCTGTGGCTGCATTTTCGGCGAGCACTCTATGAGGGTTGCAACGGCGGACTCACTACCAAGTACCTCATGCCTTGGCAACCTACTTGTTAGGTCAGCGATTCTCAATATCAGTGAAGCCGCGCCTTCGAGAGCATTGACGCCCTCAGAGGGCATGGAAGCGTGTGCAGTCTCTCCACGAATCTCGGCGTTCA
This window of the Zestosphaera sp. genome carries:
- a CDS encoding ABC transporter ATP-binding protein, encoding MSNFSSLSEVAVEVKNLRKDYGGFTALRNISFSVKSGEVYGLVGPNGAGKTTTLRIIATLIRPTAGEVSIHGLNVVKDDEKVRKLIAYLPEEAGSYKHLTGREYLRLIASVYGYGEEVVNEAVEISGLGRDIDKYTGTYSKGMKRRLQVARALMVKPRVAILDEPTSGLDVIHAVYIRKVIKEYSRRFGITFIVSSHNMLEVEYLCDRIALIDRGLIVTEGRVKELLDKHSVENLEELFTRLVGPHA
- a CDS encoding Mth938-like domain-containing protein, yielding MTKQPLLDHYEFGLIIINGVEYDHDVVVTPEAVFSDWWRVEGHRLQLADVRDYLNIRVDLVIIGTGYDGMMRVDEEVIEEFRKLGREVYVAKSRQAVRKYNEEVSKGRKVLLFIHLTC
- a CDS encoding ABC transporter ATP-binding protein, with translation MYLVETRDLAYEYPDGTKALSGVDLAIKEGEFVGILGNNGSGKTTLVRCIAGLIKPSSGSVLVKGRNISEYGRRDLVRLIGFISQDVNTQLLNVTVLSEILFTARVIGVEKELTKIRLNEILKQVGIGDDLLEKPVLSLPRYMKLRVLLASYMLAGTRNFIVDEPTTGQDWYRSVQFIEVLRRLREGGATVVLVTHDVELLSKYSERVIVMHSGRVVADGETRDVLSDVSLLRKYSLTSTYTALIAQEVARDARVLLPEDLIKYLKALGFIK
- a CDS encoding ABC transporter ATP-binding protein; translated protein: MSCIIEVKNLWWMYEASSDWTLKGVNLCVEENELVIITGPNEAGKTTLARSMTGLIPNSYRGFMDGDVRVLGNSVRSVRPYHLSEYVGFVSSDPEMQFLTMSVEDEISLRLKLLGFSAEEIRERVVWSLSQVGLDPSFLIKSPYELSSGQKQRVAIAAALASRPKILILDEPLSNLDWVGVNEVVKSIESLRRSFRVTTVVIEHRMDVFLPYASRVALMYSGRIVLAEEPNEFFKRLPPDYEDLIRVPELVRVQKYLLQHRILADYDLRIQDMKQLLNKASGVGHNVLS
- a CDS encoding energy-coupling factor transporter transmembrane component T, producing MFSDRVSCRVRTIAGYIDRESPFLDLNPLVKLSLIPFTAIYVVFMNILEGNLLTLSVVLLSFKLSKVRLSELNRYLRILVGFLVVIIASYIVFAKVQGSNSLTCTAPKPHVESLVIGLTLYSKILVTVLTMVLMLSITTEGDVVKGLTSLGLDFRASIIVGLVFKFLYYLQIKFEEVRLGELSRGLSSSNADIVGRVRRFLHRFLPLFAITLLKVDEVSDVLELRGFSPKARAHVSGELRLSCKDVVVLSLLGAAIAIMIYLGLEGVLQPSNSPICRILLQYSVDLRCPA
- a CDS encoding radical SAM protein, which produces MTGFEVVITADRTMMSNHRGKEFLGFMTTGPATGIPEFLWMWIAAPKVRVDELGRPVEAPYGLRKIEAKLLDLGYSAAVIDPDHVSKHLDTMKVLMIGHHDYFAYGPPSSEWWFITGEEPVNRKSFIRFMRSEAVRKARERGVKIIVGGPAAWQWLWEVELWREFGVHTVIDGEAESVIGDLVKKALNDEKLPQYVFVGPHEAPSIDEIPVIRKASVNGLVEIMRGCPRGCRFCSVTLRPLRNIPLERIESEISINVSNGVDNVILHSEDVLLYGAEGVKPREEPLIRLHERVKKLIPGSIAWAHTSFAATKFAEDNYRLISKLMNEILYDKQNYLGVEVGLETGSPNLARRIMPAKAAPYQPERWPEVVEDALGIMHENRIIPAVTLILGIPEETPDDLVKTMELLDRVRHYRSLIVPMFFVPMGALKNRDWFRREAVKGEHVEVMLKTLDHSIYWAERIMDEFYMKGLKHLPIRVMLKFFTAYVKHKVDKWRPQLEELARL
- a CDS encoding DUF5751 family protein; translated protein: MPDSRSSTSFYSILILGSEDVLHSSFINKLLKDATAYGSRNVVLKVVSPRGTPYYIEQVRNLLLSNIHLSITVEYAGSYPEDVKKVVEELRESQGLRVKVYVSSEVQNRLLDMIENLEVEYDMVDGR
- a CDS encoding Rid family detoxifying hydrolase, coding for MRYVYTERAPKPVGPYSQAVVVGNMVFVSGQLPINPATGELIKTTFKEASMRALNNLIEIVRAAGGDVHNIVKVTVYLKDIARFGEFNEVYSELFKDHKPARVVVGVASIPRDADLMVEAIAYLEG
- a CDS encoding M20/M25/M40 family metallo-hydrolase, which translates into the protein MDVTEILKKLISVKSLPGDEGDVAGLIKDLLSAAGVDKVLIDGMGNVIAPIKGNGLGTLVLEGHMDTVDAGDLLQWEVDPFRGMEVDGKIYGRGAVDMKGALASQIKAIEGLKTLESDLYIVYTVLEEMIEGVALGFALSRSVGRRPDVMVTGEPTGLKLGLGHRGRAVVNAEIRGETAHASMPSEGVNALEGAASLILRIADLTSRLPRHEVLGSESAVATLIECSPKMQPQIPDKCTVMIDHRIIPGRSGDDILKPYEELCSEVGKIHGVHCRQSINEALMKSWTGVEVRVKEFFPGWVNDDIIMIKALLGPLKRLYGGVTRHYWRFSTDLVIINDYNAEGLGLGPGDDTLAHKANECVDIIELRKAVDMYRELLNILSQHISSRLK